A part of Brassica rapa cultivar Chiifu-401-42 chromosome A05, CAAS_Brap_v3.01, whole genome shotgun sequence genomic DNA contains:
- the LOC103869679 gene encoding late embryogenesis abundant protein, group 3: protein MGSGKRVYGLCIVSLVLMAVVTMATIEEEEAAKDESWTDWAKEKIGLKHEEHNVPTTHTTTTVQDNVYGATDKAKDAKEAARRKAEEAVGTTKEKAEGAYETAKSKAGETIGSVKDKASQSYDSAGQVKDDLTHKSKKVKDSLSGDNSDESWTDWAKEKVGIKHGDDESYPNVGDTVSEKAKEAKDAAKRKAGDAKVRLEETVEAAKEKASDLTSAAKEKAERLKEEAERESKSAKDKSKESYETAKSKADETLESAKDKASQSYDSAAKKTEQAKDSVSHKSKKVKEDTLNDDDAEL from the coding sequence atggGTTCAGGgaagagagtgtacggtttgtGTATTGTATCTTTGGTACTTATGGCTGTTGTAACGATGGCCAccatcgaagaagaagaagcggcTAAGGATGAATCATGGACTGATTGGGCCAAGGAGAAGATCGGTCTGAAGCATGAAGAGCACAACGTCCCGACCACTCACACCACCACAACAGTCCAAGACAACGTTTATGGAGCCACTGATAAGGCCAAAGACGCTAAGGAAGCAGCCAGACGCAAAGCCGAGGAAGCCGTCGGAACCACTAAGGAGAAAGCAGAGGGGGCTTACGAGACCGCAAAATCAAAAGCCGGAGAGACTATTGGTTCCGTGAAAGACAAGGCATCGCAGAGCTACGATTCAGCCGGTCAAGTTAAAGATGACTTGACTCACAAGTCAAAAAAAGTTAAAGACAGTTTGTCCGGAGATAACAGCGATGAGTCATGGACTGATTGGGCTAAAGAGAAAGTTGGAATCAAGCACGGAGATGATGAAAGCTACCCTAACGTGGGGGACACGGTGTCGGAGAAGGCCAAAGAAGCTAAAGACGCAGCCAAACGCAAAGCGGGAGACGCTAAGGTGAGGTTGGAAGAAACGGTTGAGGCGGCTAAGGAGAAAGCGAGCGATCTGACGAGTGCGGCTAAGGAGAAGGCGGAGAGGTTGAAGGAGGAAGCGGAGAGAGAGAGTAAGAGTGCCAAGGACAAGAGTAAAGAAAGCTACGAGACTGCGAAGTCCAAAGCCGATGAGACTTTAGAGTCGGCGAAAGATAAAGCGTCTCAAAGCTACGACTCAGCTGCAAAGAAAACAGAGCAAGCTAAAGATAGCGTGTCGCACAAGTCAAAGAAAGTTAAGGAGGATACCTTGAACGATGATGATGCTGAGCTTTAA